One Roseimaritima multifibrata DNA window includes the following coding sequences:
- a CDS encoding methyl-accepting chemotaxis protein produces the protein MGIKNRLSQLSLRLQITIATCIIILTSLAFMGYLAFQQSRKIVTEMTLSRMMAQTNEIASSMQHTLDVTRADALNMASFPVIAGIVRARDNQETPGADPTAEGTDTAFWLDKLKQVLAAQMNLAKERSACILYDQNGDEVFQMIRTPAGPRQQTNIGTNVQNEAFFVAASGLQTGKVYLSPTYQDPETGNALIRCCTPYFSAPTSVSAPAFRGVYCIVLNATEVFTRAATSASDGEDTADQELVIEIADEKMRFLYANPNSDVAPFSADRFDLRRKFRGNLLKESDSSGRYNREHDSHQAYIPANKLSRSEPLVVTHRRIYFNAPEDYSRYWVVAVSEDAVSALGSLRRLAAGFLWIGLAVLALAAALTYFLSRRITSTLTNLSVIADAIAGGDLQCELPSNKGLGEVATLSSSFGRMTDNLRTTITRLSADEARTQAILDSAADALFTLDPQGTILSCNSATAGIFGYLKEEIVGQNVSRLSAFLAHSDDRKDDVILQPGEVRLLGEELQVEGRRRDGSHFPLAVRIAEMNYQGELLFIVTAQDITRRVENEQQREKLFKSIRNAVQKLANASQQILTQTSDQATGTQEQAATVAEVVATTEQIAQSAQQAAQRANEVAQSARHTDEVGTAGRNAIDGAVNSMENVKQQVESIAQNMLMLAERAQAIGEITATVNDIAEQTNVLALNAAVEAARAGEHGKGFAVVAAEVKSLAGQSKKATAQVRTILNEIQKATNDAVLSTEHGTRTVADANEVITQAGETINALAGTLAESVRTATQISASANQQAAGVRQLTDGVRNIDTVIKHSVESIRQIQAAAENLNGVSTELASLTEGDR, from the coding sequence ATGGGAATTAAGAATCGCCTCAGCCAGCTGTCGCTCCGTCTGCAGATCACGATTGCAACTTGTATTATCATTTTGACATCGCTTGCGTTCATGGGTTACCTGGCTTTCCAGCAAAGCCGCAAGATCGTCACAGAGATGACGCTCAGCCGCATGATGGCGCAAACCAACGAGATCGCCAGCAGCATGCAGCACACTCTGGATGTGACGCGAGCCGATGCGTTGAACATGGCCAGCTTTCCCGTGATCGCCGGGATTGTGCGAGCCCGCGATAACCAGGAAACCCCTGGTGCCGATCCGACTGCAGAAGGGACCGACACCGCGTTTTGGCTGGACAAATTGAAACAGGTCTTGGCGGCCCAAATGAACTTGGCCAAAGAACGTTCGGCCTGCATCCTCTACGATCAGAATGGCGACGAGGTGTTCCAAATGATCCGGACACCGGCAGGTCCTCGGCAACAGACCAACATCGGCACCAACGTTCAGAACGAAGCTTTTTTTGTAGCCGCCTCGGGTCTCCAGACAGGAAAAGTTTACCTATCGCCGACCTATCAAGACCCGGAAACGGGGAACGCGTTGATCCGGTGTTGCACCCCCTATTTCTCCGCCCCAACCAGCGTTTCGGCACCCGCATTTCGCGGAGTGTACTGCATTGTTTTGAACGCCACCGAGGTCTTCACGCGAGCCGCCACCAGTGCCAGCGACGGGGAAGACACAGCAGACCAAGAATTGGTGATTGAAATCGCCGACGAAAAAATGCGGTTCCTTTACGCGAACCCCAATAGTGATGTCGCTCCTTTTAGTGCCGATCGATTTGATCTTCGGCGAAAGTTTCGCGGCAACCTATTAAAAGAATCCGATTCGTCGGGACGGTATAACCGTGAACATGACTCGCACCAAGCCTACATCCCTGCCAACAAGTTGTCCCGGTCGGAACCGTTGGTCGTCACCCATCGGCGGATCTATTTCAACGCCCCCGAAGACTACAGTCGCTACTGGGTCGTGGCCGTTAGCGAGGACGCGGTTTCGGCGCTGGGATCCTTGCGTCGACTAGCGGCTGGGTTCCTATGGATTGGATTGGCGGTTTTGGCTTTGGCCGCTGCACTGACCTATTTCCTCTCGCGACGAATCACTTCCACGTTGACCAACCTGTCGGTGATCGCCGATGCCATTGCTGGAGGCGACTTGCAGTGCGAACTGCCAAGCAACAAAGGACTGGGCGAAGTCGCGACTCTCAGTTCCTCGTTCGGCCGCATGACCGATAATCTGCGGACGACCATCACACGTCTGAGTGCCGATGAAGCTCGGACACAAGCCATTCTCGATTCGGCTGCGGATGCTTTGTTCACGCTCGATCCGCAAGGCACGATCCTCTCATGCAACTCCGCGACGGCCGGAATTTTCGGATATCTAAAAGAAGAAATCGTTGGTCAAAACGTCAGTCGACTCTCCGCATTCCTGGCACATTCGGATGACCGCAAAGACGATGTGATCCTGCAACCGGGAGAGGTCCGTCTGCTTGGTGAAGAATTGCAGGTCGAAGGACGTCGACGTGACGGTTCCCACTTCCCGCTTGCGGTTCGAATCGCCGAGATGAACTACCAGGGGGAACTGCTGTTTATCGTGACGGCCCAGGATATTACGCGCCGAGTCGAAAACGAACAGCAACGCGAAAAATTGTTCAAATCGATCCGCAATGCGGTGCAAAAACTGGCCAATGCCAGTCAACAGATCCTCACCCAGACCTCCGATCAAGCCACGGGCACACAGGAACAAGCTGCGACGGTCGCCGAAGTCGTAGCGACCACCGAACAGATCGCCCAAAGTGCGCAGCAGGCTGCGCAGCGAGCCAACGAGGTCGCTCAGTCCGCACGCCACACCGACGAAGTCGGGACCGCCGGTCGTAACGCGATCGATGGAGCGGTCAATTCGATGGAAAATGTGAAACAGCAAGTCGAATCGATCGCCCAGAACATGCTGATGCTGGCCGAAAGAGCTCAGGCGATCGGCGAAATAACGGCGACGGTCAACGACATCGCTGAACAAACAAACGTCCTCGCCCTCAATGCTGCCGTCGAAGCGGCTCGAGCCGGTGAGCATGGCAAAGGGTTCGCGGTCGTCGCTGCGGAAGTGAAATCGCTGGCAGGCCAGTCGAAGAAAGCGACCGCTCAGGTCCGAACCATCCTGAACGAAATCCAAAAAGCGACCAACGATGCGGTGCTCTCCACCGAACATGGAACGCGAACGGTAGCCGATGCCAACGAAGTTATCACGCAAGCAGGCGAAACCATCAATGCACTCGCCGGCACGCTTGCCGAATCGGTCCGTACCGCGACTCAGATTTCCGCTTCGGCCAATCAACAGGCCGCAGGCGTTCGACAACTGACCGACGGTGTCCGCAACATCGACACGGTGATCAAACACAGCGTCGAATCGATCCGCCAAATCCAAGCTGCTGCAGAAAATCTGAACGGTGTCAGCACCGAACTCGCTTCCTTGACCGAGGGCGATCGTTAG
- a CDS encoding chemotaxis protein CheW: protein MVFDPRQPDIQSREEAILAARADRLAQVPAAAANPKDILEFVHFLIADQRFAIATQFVNEVMRMPSITPIPAVPAHFTGLTNLRGNVVLVVDLAKLIGVPWPPKSDWRLLVLGTESPSLAVVVDEVDEVQSLHRHDLLPFHCSPSVFRDRTLGCTPDGRIVLDGMKLLQWDKLQIDEIE from the coding sequence ATGGTTTTTGATCCTCGTCAGCCCGACATTCAATCCCGGGAAGAAGCGATCCTGGCGGCGCGAGCGGACCGGCTTGCCCAGGTTCCCGCAGCCGCGGCGAATCCAAAGGACATTTTGGAATTTGTCCATTTTTTAATCGCGGATCAACGGTTTGCCATCGCAACTCAATTCGTGAACGAAGTCATGCGAATGCCTTCGATCACCCCTATCCCCGCGGTCCCGGCCCACTTCACCGGACTGACCAACCTGCGTGGCAACGTGGTTTTGGTCGTCGATCTGGCAAAATTAATTGGCGTCCCGTGGCCTCCCAAATCCGACTGGAGACTGCTTGTCCTGGGAACCGAATCGCCCTCGCTAGCGGTCGTAGTAGACGAGGTCGACGAAGTTCAAAGCCTCCACCGCCACGACCTACTTCCCTTTCACTGCAGTCCATCGGTTTTCCGAGACCGGACGCTAGGCTGTACTCCGGACGGACGTATCGTTCTGGATGGCATGAAATTACTGCAGTGGGACAAACTACAAATCGACGAAATCGAATAG
- a CDS encoding CheR family methyltransferase — protein sequence MHLTWADSTYSRILRLIHDQSGLEFRPEQQASVTTAAVKIMQQMGIEQAEHLPAALLADQDSMTAFIEQLTIGETFFFREPKHFEFIRDEVFAEIIPERSVHRPMRIWSAACSSGEEAYSLAMLLAQQGLEDRARILATDISHDALQRARLGRYRKWSLRGEAEKRTSRFLSQEGDQYVVDPNLAKQIRFQFLNLATSPYPDVGNGTAQQDLILCRNVLIYFSPSMIKMVTRRLVECLADGGVLITASGDPPLDRDLPVELISNDRGFFYRSLGVKHDNTLTKPSRFFSPETTPLWNPQPPIDPVPPVPTANPINPAQSAPSPDPNVSSAAASNKQSLASYLRDLKLLATQDVAQALKQFPQAIAEHALSPELHYRYALLLFHSGRTEDAFYSVQRAVFLDRSLVDPQFLLGTIQQRRGNHAAAWRQFRNARDLSRELGKDAILPFSEGTAAEMMETAQRQMDQIEVTHPI from the coding sequence GTGCACCTAACCTGGGCGGATTCAACTTACAGCCGCATTCTCCGTTTGATCCATGATCAAAGTGGGCTGGAATTCCGTCCGGAACAACAGGCGTCGGTGACCACCGCCGCCGTAAAAATCATGCAGCAAATGGGAATCGAACAAGCCGAACACCTCCCCGCAGCCCTGCTTGCCGACCAGGATTCGATGACCGCTTTCATCGAACAGCTAACCATTGGCGAAACCTTCTTCTTTCGCGAACCCAAACATTTTGAATTTATCCGCGACGAGGTTTTTGCTGAAATCATTCCCGAAAGGAGCGTACACCGTCCGATGCGGATCTGGTCCGCTGCCTGCTCGAGCGGCGAGGAAGCCTATTCATTAGCGATGCTTCTGGCACAGCAGGGACTGGAGGACCGGGCACGAATCCTGGCCACGGATATTTCCCACGATGCCTTGCAGCGGGCTCGACTTGGTAGGTACCGAAAGTGGTCTTTGCGAGGCGAGGCCGAAAAACGGACCAGCCGGTTTCTCTCCCAGGAGGGCGACCAGTACGTCGTCGACCCGAATCTTGCAAAACAAATTCGTTTCCAATTTCTCAACCTGGCGACCAGCCCCTACCCCGATGTCGGAAATGGGACGGCACAACAGGATTTGATTTTATGCCGAAACGTCCTGATCTATTTCTCTCCATCGATGATCAAGATGGTGACCCGGCGATTGGTCGAATGCCTAGCGGACGGCGGGGTCCTGATCACCGCGTCGGGCGATCCGCCACTCGACAGAGATCTTCCTGTCGAACTGATATCGAACGACAGAGGATTTTTCTATCGAAGCCTGGGTGTGAAGCATGACAACACGCTTACCAAACCGAGCCGCTTCTTCAGTCCCGAAACCACGCCGCTCTGGAATCCGCAGCCGCCAATCGATCCGGTTCCTCCGGTTCCTACGGCAAATCCGATCAATCCTGCTCAATCCGCCCCCTCACCGGATCCAAACGTCTCCTCTGCCGCCGCTTCTAACAAGCAATCATTGGCCAGCTATCTTCGCGATTTAAAATTGCTGGCGACTCAAGATGTAGCTCAAGCTTTAAAGCAATTTCCCCAAGCAATTGCCGAGCACGCGTTGTCCCCCGAGCTACATTATCGATATGCCCTCTTGTTGTTTCATTCCGGTCGTACCGAAGATGCCTTTTATTCGGTGCAACGGGCCGTATTTTTGGACCGATCGTTAGTCGATCCCCAATTTTTGCTCGGGACGATTCAACAGCGACGAGGGAACCACGCGGCAGCATGGCGCCAGTTCCGTAATGCTCGAGACTTATCTCGAGAACTTGGCAAGGACGCGATACTACCGTTTAGCGAAGGAACGGCTGCCGAAATGATGGAAACGGCACAGCGTCAGATGGATCAGATCGAAGTCACACACCCCATTTGA
- a CDS encoding chemotaxis protein CheW has product MDIEILVVKAGKQYFGFPASIVGEVLRAVKLTPFPEAPDPIEGLLNLRGELVPVVSLNQLIDQTVTPVSAEEHFVVVRLSNQSLALRVTKAIDLVPLRFDALNRDSEPPEPESDDKRVAGFSTPCEHASWITGVAKTEYGLVYLTDPEAILSAEQFACLHEKLADRAATQEPR; this is encoded by the coding sequence GTGGATATCGAGATATTGGTTGTCAAAGCGGGTAAGCAGTATTTTGGCTTCCCCGCTTCGATTGTCGGTGAAGTACTGCGGGCAGTGAAACTGACTCCCTTCCCGGAAGCCCCCGACCCTATCGAAGGGCTGCTGAATCTGCGAGGCGAACTGGTTCCCGTCGTATCGTTGAATCAGTTGATCGACCAAACCGTCACTCCGGTTTCTGCGGAGGAACATTTCGTCGTCGTAAGATTATCGAACCAGTCGCTTGCCCTGCGAGTGACAAAAGCAATCGATTTGGTTCCCTTAAGGTTTGATGCTCTAAATCGCGATTCCGAGCCTCCGGAACCGGAATCGGATGACAAAAGAGTGGCAGGTTTTAGCACTCCATGCGAACATGCCTCCTGGATAACCGGCGTGGCCAAGACCGAATACGGACTTGTCTATCTGACCGACCCTGAGGCGATCTTATCGGCGGAGCAGTTTGCTTGCCTGCATGAGAAACTGGCCGATCGTGCCGCGACACAGGAACCCCGATAG
- a CDS encoding DUF1501 domain-containing protein produces MAKPIIEIPTSRRAFLTQSGAGFGAVALAGMMAGPKVQAAAPGINVADLNRAARSPHFTPRAKRVIFLFMEGGPSHIDMFDPKPLLNKLHGKQLPDSFGEVITAMGESRSPLLESKRKWKQHGQAGTWVSDWLPHTAECVDDMAVIRSCWSEGINHSSGVCQMNTCSILGGRPSLGSWVSYGLGSENADLPNFVVMQDTRSSVVNGPRNWGAGFMPALYQGVRFSEGSQPIPNLTAPEGFTDRRQMGKLNFLNQINQQFADRHPEQSELEARIASYEMGFRMQAEAPQAIDLSQETAETEKMYGMDQPETAKFGKMCLLARRLSESGVRFVQLYHGAGSKWDSHSNIERNHSKLCKQTDQPVAALLKDLKQRGLLDETLVVWGGEFGRTPMSEAGNGRDHNPTGYTMWMAGGGVRGGQTIGATDDLGLHAVEDRLHIHDLHASILHLLGLSNMELTYIHKGRPERPTINEGAFCEKLV; encoded by the coding sequence ATGGCAAAACCAATCATCGAAATCCCAACGTCTCGGCGGGCCTTCCTAACTCAAAGCGGCGCGGGGTTCGGAGCGGTCGCATTGGCAGGCATGATGGCGGGACCAAAGGTTCAAGCGGCTGCACCTGGGATCAACGTCGCCGACCTGAACCGAGCCGCTCGCAGCCCGCATTTTACGCCTCGAGCGAAACGGGTCATCTTCCTTTTCATGGAAGGCGGCCCCAGCCATATCGACATGTTTGACCCCAAGCCGCTACTGAACAAATTGCATGGGAAACAGCTTCCCGATAGTTTCGGCGAAGTGATTACGGCGATGGGTGAATCCCGCTCTCCTTTGCTGGAATCCAAACGAAAATGGAAGCAGCACGGACAGGCGGGTACTTGGGTGTCCGACTGGTTGCCCCATACGGCCGAATGTGTCGATGACATGGCGGTGATCCGATCCTGCTGGTCCGAAGGGATTAACCATTCCTCGGGTGTCTGCCAAATGAATACCTGCTCGATCCTCGGTGGACGGCCGTCGCTGGGCAGCTGGGTTAGTTATGGCCTGGGGAGCGAGAATGCTGACCTACCCAATTTTGTGGTCATGCAGGACACGCGTTCCTCCGTCGTCAATGGACCACGAAACTGGGGCGCCGGTTTCATGCCAGCCCTGTACCAAGGGGTCCGCTTTAGCGAGGGAAGTCAACCGATCCCCAACCTGACGGCGCCCGAAGGGTTCACCGACCGCAGACAGATGGGGAAACTTAATTTCTTAAACCAAATCAATCAGCAGTTCGCCGACCGACACCCCGAGCAATCGGAACTGGAAGCGAGAATCGCCAGCTATGAAATGGGATTCCGCATGCAGGCCGAAGCACCTCAAGCGATCGACCTGTCTCAGGAGACTGCAGAAACCGAAAAAATGTATGGGATGGATCAGCCAGAAACGGCGAAATTCGGCAAAATGTGCTTGCTGGCTCGGCGATTGTCCGAAAGTGGAGTCCGGTTCGTCCAGCTTTACCATGGAGCGGGCAGCAAGTGGGATTCACACTCCAACATCGAACGCAACCATTCGAAACTGTGCAAACAGACCGACCAACCAGTCGCCGCTTTATTGAAAGATCTTAAACAACGTGGCTTGTTGGACGAAACCTTGGTAGTTTGGGGAGGTGAATTTGGTCGTACGCCAATGTCCGAAGCGGGCAATGGTCGGGATCACAATCCAACCGGCTACACAATGTGGATGGCGGGAGGAGGTGTTCGTGGAGGTCAAACGATCGGGGCGACAGACGATTTAGGGCTGCATGCTGTCGAAGATCGGTTGCACATCCATGACCTACACGCCTCCATCTTGCATTTGCTTGGGTTGAGCAATATGGAACTGACCTATATTCATAAAGGGCGGCCAGAACGTCCAACCATCAATGAAGGGGCATTCTGCGAGAAACTTGTCTGA
- a CDS encoding DUF1549 domain-containing protein, producing MNIPPKTLSMLLALLICFVIFGGLTAFAGSPSPISPEEAKFFEVEVRPLLAEKCFSCHGEEKQRGDLRLDTLGGHLAGGESGAAVVPGKIDESLLIEAVRYEGFEMPPSGKLPDKQIKILERWVSLGAPWPGADPSAPVRTDKPKLTEEDRQWWAFQPLTNPPVPTVVEIPTPATQGSDQAAASYRIEDWSKNPIDAFILQKQQAANLSPAPPADRAALLRRLSYDLTGLPPTPEQVQEFIEDSSPDAYPKLVERLLDSPQYGERWARHWLDLVRYADSDGYRADFYRPDAWQYRDYVIRSLNEDKPYDRFVTEQIAGDEMYPDDPDALIATGYLRHWIYEYNSRDARGQWDLIMNDITDTTGDVFLGMGMQCARCHDHKFDPILQRDYFRLRAVFAAVLPKDGTVVASPEELAEHAKQQAIWEKKTASIQAKIDKIEAPYRVSAAKRAIIKFPADVQLIMDKTSEERSPYEHQIHELVHRQVLFEYSRLESRLKKEDKTAVLELKKQLGKMKAEKPKPLPTAMTIEDLGTEAPPVLIPKRSKDPVEPGVLTILDPSPLDYTPNTELQSTGRRTAFAKWLTQPDNPLSTRVIVNRIWQYHFSRGLAPNSSDFGRLGGPPSHPELLDWLTTQFVANGWSFKWLHRQIVLSETYRQSSSHPQMQAFQEIDPHNERYWRGNVLRLDAEQIRDSVLMVSGRLDERAGGPSTLSDVPRRSIYTRVMRNARDPLMDVFDLPQFFSSESSRNRTTTPIQSLLLINSPIYLQHATAFASRIRKAEQNPSERVRLAWRLISGREPTTDELEASLSFLKEQQKRLEADDTESTSTLVAARLPYRDGQAVALMDQKDLLLPRRSNDPELDMKNMTIETFFQIRSVYTSGMVRPLMAKWSPNSKQPGWSFGVSGEGSRRKPRTLILHMWGEKVSGDFGEAAVFSDQDVKLDTPYFVAAAFQPATKDSKGTVTFYLKDLSNEEEPMNIAVIEHDIVGGLGNSEPLTIGGRTNGKGGRFDGLIDDVRISDTTLNKEQLMLFAPNPLPATVAYWKFEAQPGVLKDSTNNKFDLETSVSDSGQGTPADAALIDFCHSLLNSNEFLYVR from the coding sequence ATGAATATCCCGCCTAAAACCCTGTCAATGTTATTAGCCCTCCTTATTTGTTTTGTAATATTTGGGGGGCTAACCGCATTCGCCGGCTCACCTTCGCCCATTTCGCCCGAAGAGGCAAAATTCTTCGAAGTGGAGGTTCGCCCTTTGCTTGCCGAAAAGTGTTTTTCTTGCCACGGCGAAGAGAAACAGCGTGGAGACCTGCGTCTGGACACGCTTGGTGGCCATTTGGCGGGGGGCGAATCGGGAGCGGCCGTGGTCCCGGGGAAAATTGACGAAAGTCTGCTGATTGAAGCCGTCCGCTACGAAGGCTTCGAAATGCCACCTTCCGGGAAATTGCCGGACAAGCAAATTAAAATCCTTGAGCGTTGGGTTTCGCTTGGAGCCCCTTGGCCGGGCGCCGATCCGTCGGCCCCCGTTCGGACAGACAAACCCAAACTAACCGAAGAAGATCGCCAGTGGTGGGCGTTCCAGCCGCTGACCAACCCGCCGGTCCCGACAGTTGTCGAAATCCCCACTCCCGCCACTCAGGGGAGCGACCAGGCGGCCGCTTCGTATCGCATCGAGGACTGGAGCAAAAATCCGATCGACGCGTTCATATTACAAAAACAGCAAGCCGCCAATCTATCGCCAGCGCCTCCGGCCGATCGTGCGGCGTTGCTTCGCCGGCTGTCGTATGATCTGACCGGACTTCCTCCCACGCCCGAGCAGGTCCAAGAATTCATCGAAGACAGTTCGCCGGACGCATACCCCAAACTTGTCGAGCGGCTGCTTGATTCGCCCCAGTATGGTGAACGTTGGGCACGGCACTGGTTGGATCTGGTCCGATACGCCGACAGCGATGGCTACCGAGCCGATTTCTACCGTCCCGATGCGTGGCAATATCGCGACTACGTGATCCGCTCGCTGAACGAAGACAAACCGTACGACCGTTTTGTCACCGAACAGATCGCCGGAGACGAAATGTACCCGGACGATCCCGACGCATTGATCGCAACGGGATACCTGCGGCACTGGATTTACGAATACAACAGCCGCGATGCTCGTGGTCAGTGGGACCTGATCATGAACGACATCACCGACACCACCGGGGATGTTTTTCTAGGAATGGGCATGCAGTGTGCACGGTGCCACGATCACAAATTCGATCCGATTTTGCAGCGTGACTATTTTCGCTTGCGAGCGGTCTTTGCCGCGGTCCTTCCCAAAGATGGGACCGTGGTTGCTTCCCCAGAAGAGCTTGCCGAACACGCAAAACAACAAGCCATTTGGGAAAAGAAAACCGCCTCGATCCAAGCAAAAATCGACAAAATCGAAGCCCCCTACCGCGTGAGTGCGGCCAAACGAGCGATCATCAAATTCCCCGCGGACGTTCAGTTGATCATGGACAAAACAAGCGAAGAACGCTCGCCCTACGAACACCAGATCCATGAACTGGTGCACCGCCAGGTTTTGTTTGAATACAGCCGCTTGGAATCACGCCTCAAGAAAGAAGACAAGACTGCAGTTCTGGAACTGAAGAAACAACTTGGCAAAATGAAGGCGGAGAAACCGAAGCCACTACCGACCGCGATGACGATCGAGGATCTAGGGACCGAAGCCCCGCCGGTCTTGATTCCCAAACGCTCCAAAGATCCGGTTGAACCGGGCGTCCTGACGATCCTTGATCCTTCGCCGCTCGATTACACCCCCAATACAGAACTTCAGTCGACAGGTCGACGGACCGCCTTCGCAAAATGGCTAACGCAACCCGATAACCCGCTATCGACTCGCGTCATCGTCAATCGCATCTGGCAATACCACTTCAGCCGGGGACTTGCTCCAAATTCAAGTGATTTCGGTCGCTTAGGCGGTCCTCCCAGCCATCCCGAATTACTCGACTGGCTGACGACGCAGTTCGTCGCAAACGGTTGGAGCTTTAAGTGGCTTCACCGTCAGATTGTGCTGTCGGAAACCTATCGGCAATCCTCCTCACATCCTCAGATGCAGGCGTTTCAGGAAATCGACCCGCATAATGAACGGTACTGGCGAGGCAACGTTCTTCGCTTGGACGCCGAGCAGATTCGCGATTCGGTTTTGATGGTCAGTGGACGTTTGGATGAACGAGCCGGCGGCCCCAGCACGCTTTCCGATGTCCCACGACGCAGTATCTACACCCGCGTGATGCGGAACGCTCGCGATCCACTGATGGATGTCTTTGACCTGCCGCAGTTCTTCAGTAGTGAATCCTCACGAAATCGGACGACCACCCCCATCCAGTCTTTGTTGTTAATCAACAGCCCCATCTATCTGCAACATGCGACCGCGTTTGCCAGTCGCATCCGCAAAGCCGAGCAGAACCCGAGCGAACGTGTTCGGCTGGCCTGGCGATTGATCAGCGGCCGGGAACCAACCACCGACGAACTGGAAGCGTCCCTGTCGTTCCTCAAAGAACAGCAAAAGCGACTGGAAGCCGATGATACGGAATCCACGTCGACATTGGTGGCCGCTCGCCTGCCTTACCGCGATGGTCAAGCGGTTGCATTGATGGACCAAAAGGATCTGTTACTGCCACGTCGCAGCAACGATCCCGAACTGGACATGAAAAACATGACCATCGAAACATTCTTCCAGATACGCAGCGTTTATACCTCGGGAATGGTTCGTCCACTGATGGCCAAATGGAGTCCCAACAGTAAGCAGCCGGGATGGTCGTTTGGAGTTTCTGGCGAAGGGTCGCGTCGAAAACCAAGGACACTGATCCTGCACATGTGGGGCGAGAAAGTTTCCGGCGATTTTGGTGAGGCTGCGGTCTTTTCGGACCAAGACGTGAAACTGGATACACCCTACTTCGTTGCCGCAGCGTTTCAGCCAGCAACCAAAGACTCCAAAGGGACCGTGACCTTCTACCTGAAGGATCTTTCCAACGAAGAAGAGCCTATGAACATCGCCGTGATCGAACACGACATTGTCGGCGGCCTGGGCAATTCGGAACCACTGACGATCGGCGGTCGGACCAACGGGAAAGGAGGCCGGTTTGATGGCCTGATCGACGACGTGCGGATTTCGGACACAACCCTCAACAAAGAGCAGCTCATGCTGTTTGCCCCCAATCCACTCCCTGCAACGGTTGCCTACTGGAAATTCGAGGCCCAGCCCGGCGTCCTGAAAGACAGCACTAATAATAAATTTGACCTGGAAACCAGCGTCAGTGACTCAGGACAAGGCACCCCCGCCGACGCCGCGTTGATCGACTTTTGTCATTCGCTGCTGAACTCCAATGAGTTTCTCTACGTTCGTTAG